Proteins from a genomic interval of Equus quagga isolate Etosha38 chromosome 13, UCLA_HA_Equagga_1.0, whole genome shotgun sequence:
- the LOC124250588 gene encoding T-cell surface glycoprotein CD1e, membrane-associated-like isoform X2 encodes MLLLLLLLFKGLPCHGASTVAPLLLGFHHPAAEEPLSYHFIQISSFANHSWAYTQASGWLGEVETEAWDSVSGTIRFLKPWSHGNFSKEEVKNLEALLELYLHSFTTEVQVFASQFQFEYPFELQVLFGCQMRAGKPSESFLNGAYQGSDFLSFQGNSWKPSPGAGSRAQNVCRVLNHYRVIKEIVQRRLSDTCPRLLASLLDAGKSELEQQVKPEAWVSKGPSPGPGRLLLVCHVSGFHPKPVWVMWMRGEQEQPGTQRGDVLPNADGTWYLRVTLDVTSGEAAGLTCRVKHSSLGGHDIIIHWDGNSILLILICLTVIVILVMLVVVDLRFKKQSSNQNILYPHVPNPAFSTRTNTRDPRSSGHLLCLAQDLWIKSKFLKNWKTSLKRLW; translated from the exons atgctgctcctgctgctcctgctctTCAAGGGACTTCCCTGCCATGGAGCAAGCACAGTGG CTCCCCTGCTCCTAGGATTCCATCATCCAGCAGCAGAAGAGCCCCTCTCCTACCACTTCATCCAGATCTCCTCCTTTGCCAACCACAGCTGGGCATACACCCAGGCCTCAGGCTGGCTGGGCGAGGTGGAGACTGAGGCCTGGGACAGTGTCTCGGGCACCATCCGCTTTCTGAAGCCCTGGTCCCACGGCAACTTcagcaaggaagaagtgaagaacCTTGAGGCACTACTGGAGTTGTACTTGCACAGTTTCACTACGGAAGTGCAGGTCTTTGCCAGTCAGTTTCAGTTTGAAT ATCCCTTTGAGCTCCAGGTATTATTTGGCTGTCAAATGCGTGCAGGGAAACCCTCAGAAAGCTTCTTAAATGGGGCATATCAAGgatcagatttcctcagtttccAAGGAAATTCCTGGAAGCCATCCCCAGGAGCAGGGAGTCGGGCTCAGAATGTCTGTAGGGTGCTCAATCACTACCGGGTTATTAAAGAAATCGTTCAGAGACGTCTCAGTGACACCTGCCCTAGACTTCTGGCAAGTCTCCTTGACGCAGGGAAGTCAGAGCTGGAACAACAAG TGAAACCAGAGGCTTGGGTGTCCAAAGGCCCCAGTCCTGGGCCTGGCCGTCTGCTGCTGGTGTGCCATGTCTCTGGCTTTCATCCAAAACCCGTGTGGGTGATGTGGATGCGGGGTGAGCAGGAGCAACCAGGCACTCAGCGAGGTGATGTGCTGCCCAATGCTGATGGGACATGGTATCTCCGAGTAACCCTGGATGTGACGTCTGGGGAGGCAGCCGGCCTGACTTGTCGAGTGAAGCACAGCAGTCTAGGAGGCCATGATATAATCATCCACTGGG ACGGAAACTCCATCTTGCTGATATTGATCTGTTTGACTGTAATAGTTATCTTGGTCATGTTGGTTGTAGTTGACTTACGGTTTAAAAAGCAGAG CTCAAATCAGAACATCCTTTATCCTCATGTACCCAACCCTGCCTTTTCCACAAGAACCAACACTCGAGACCCCAGGAGTTCAGGACATCTGCTCTGCTTGGCACAAGACTTGTGGATCAAAAGCAAATTCTTGAAGAATTGGAAAACAAGCCTAAAGCGGCTCTGGTGA
- the LOC124250588 gene encoding T-cell surface glycoprotein CD1e, membrane-associated-like isoform X1, whose product MLLLLLLLFKGLPCHGASTVASLLSSFHNLSAAHSSLSAPLLLGFHHPAAEEPLSYHFIQISSFANHSWAYTQASGWLGEVETEAWDSVSGTIRFLKPWSHGNFSKEEVKNLEALLELYLHSFTTEVQVFASQFQFEYPFELQVLFGCQMRAGKPSESFLNGAYQGSDFLSFQGNSWKPSPGAGSRAQNVCRVLNHYRVIKEIVQRRLSDTCPRLLASLLDAGKSELEQQVKPEAWVSKGPSPGPGRLLLVCHVSGFHPKPVWVMWMRGEQEQPGTQRGDVLPNADGTWYLRVTLDVTSGEAAGLTCRVKHSSLGGHDIIIHWDGNSILLILICLTVIVILVMLVVVDLRFKKQSSNQNILYPHVPNPAFSTRTNTRDPRSSGHLLCLAQDLWIKSKFLKNWKTSLKRLW is encoded by the exons atgctgctcctgctgctcctgctctTCAAGGGACTTCCCTGCCATGGAGCAAGCACAGTGG CTTCTCTTCTCTCATCCTTTCACAATCTCTCCGCTGCTCATTCCTCTCTCTCAGCTCCCCTGCTCCTAGGATTCCATCATCCAGCAGCAGAAGAGCCCCTCTCCTACCACTTCATCCAGATCTCCTCCTTTGCCAACCACAGCTGGGCATACACCCAGGCCTCAGGCTGGCTGGGCGAGGTGGAGACTGAGGCCTGGGACAGTGTCTCGGGCACCATCCGCTTTCTGAAGCCCTGGTCCCACGGCAACTTcagcaaggaagaagtgaagaacCTTGAGGCACTACTGGAGTTGTACTTGCACAGTTTCACTACGGAAGTGCAGGTCTTTGCCAGTCAGTTTCAGTTTGAAT ATCCCTTTGAGCTCCAGGTATTATTTGGCTGTCAAATGCGTGCAGGGAAACCCTCAGAAAGCTTCTTAAATGGGGCATATCAAGgatcagatttcctcagtttccAAGGAAATTCCTGGAAGCCATCCCCAGGAGCAGGGAGTCGGGCTCAGAATGTCTGTAGGGTGCTCAATCACTACCGGGTTATTAAAGAAATCGTTCAGAGACGTCTCAGTGACACCTGCCCTAGACTTCTGGCAAGTCTCCTTGACGCAGGGAAGTCAGAGCTGGAACAACAAG TGAAACCAGAGGCTTGGGTGTCCAAAGGCCCCAGTCCTGGGCCTGGCCGTCTGCTGCTGGTGTGCCATGTCTCTGGCTTTCATCCAAAACCCGTGTGGGTGATGTGGATGCGGGGTGAGCAGGAGCAACCAGGCACTCAGCGAGGTGATGTGCTGCCCAATGCTGATGGGACATGGTATCTCCGAGTAACCCTGGATGTGACGTCTGGGGAGGCAGCCGGCCTGACTTGTCGAGTGAAGCACAGCAGTCTAGGAGGCCATGATATAATCATCCACTGGG ACGGAAACTCCATCTTGCTGATATTGATCTGTTTGACTGTAATAGTTATCTTGGTCATGTTGGTTGTAGTTGACTTACGGTTTAAAAAGCAGAG CTCAAATCAGAACATCCTTTATCCTCATGTACCCAACCCTGCCTTTTCCACAAGAACCAACACTCGAGACCCCAGGAGTTCAGGACATCTGCTCTGCTTGGCACAAGACTTGTGGATCAAAAGCAAATTCTTGAAGAATTGGAAAACAAGCCTAAAGCGGCTCTGGTGA